One Cellulomonas sp. NS3 genomic region harbors:
- a CDS encoding substrate-binding domain-containing protein: MTRRRAGLGAAVAAGLTLVLAACASVTAGADGPPTPSGETIALLLPESKTARYEGVDRPTFEQVVARRCPTCRVLYANADQDAARQQEQAESVLTQGAGVLVLDAVDVTAAASIVEAARERGVTVIGYDRFIASARLDYYVSFDSRRVGQLQGEALVRALAESGELADRDDPPGVLLVGGAPTDANSAALEAGVRGAFEGTDIRVLAAYDTPDWSPDKAQEWVAGQLTQYAGRVDAVYAANDGTAGGAISAMKAAGLDPVPPVTGQDAELAAIQRIVSGDQYMTVYKAITEQARTAAELAVRVLHGEQPATTATVEGVPALLLTPTAVTVENLGRVVVDGGLYTIEEICVQPYTRACSEAGLVGEVAR, from the coding sequence ATGACGCGCCGCCGGGCCGGCCTGGGTGCCGCGGTGGCCGCCGGGCTGACGCTCGTGCTGGCCGCCTGCGCGTCGGTCACCGCCGGCGCCGACGGGCCGCCCACGCCGTCGGGCGAGACCATCGCGCTGCTGCTGCCCGAGTCGAAGACCGCGCGGTACGAGGGCGTCGACCGCCCGACGTTCGAGCAGGTCGTCGCGCGCCGCTGCCCGACGTGCCGGGTGCTGTACGCGAACGCGGACCAGGACGCCGCCCGCCAGCAGGAGCAGGCCGAGTCGGTGCTCACGCAGGGCGCCGGGGTGCTCGTGCTCGACGCGGTCGACGTCACCGCGGCCGCGAGCATCGTCGAGGCGGCGCGCGAGCGCGGCGTGACGGTCATCGGGTACGACCGGTTCATCGCGAGCGCCCGGCTCGACTACTACGTCTCGTTCGACAGCCGCCGGGTTGGTCAGCTGCAGGGCGAGGCGCTCGTCCGCGCGCTCGCGGAGAGCGGCGAGCTCGCCGACCGCGACGACCCGCCGGGCGTGCTGCTCGTCGGCGGTGCCCCGACCGACGCCAACTCGGCGGCGCTCGAGGCCGGGGTGCGCGGCGCGTTCGAGGGCACGGACATCCGGGTGCTCGCCGCGTACGACACCCCCGACTGGAGCCCGGACAAGGCGCAGGAGTGGGTCGCCGGCCAGCTCACGCAGTACGCGGGGCGCGTCGACGCGGTCTACGCCGCGAACGACGGCACCGCGGGCGGCGCGATCTCCGCGATGAAGGCGGCCGGGCTCGACCCGGTCCCGCCCGTCACCGGGCAGGACGCCGAGCTCGCGGCGATCCAGCGGATCGTGTCGGGCGACCAGTACATGACCGTCTACAAGGCGATCACCGAGCAGGCGCGCACCGCCGCCGAGCTCGCGGTGCGCGTGCTGCACGGCGAGCAGCCCGCGACGACCGCGACCGTCGAGGGCGTCCCCGCGCTCCTGCTGACCCCCACCGCGGTGACCGTCGAGAACCTGGGCCGCGTCGTCGTCGACGGCGGCCTCTATACGATCGAGGAGATCTGCGTGCAGCCTTACACCCGCGCGTGCAGCGAAGCAGGTCTCGTGGGAGAGGTGGCCCGATGA
- a CDS encoding ROK family transcriptional regulator: protein MSAVQQRGSLTQVELAGVTGLSPATVSNIVKELTVLGVLHTAPTSRSGRRAQQVTLARNLGLVAGVHFGTRSMRVALSDVAHRVIAEQRMPLPPDHRADAGLDRAALLLTEMVESLDASMQEVLAVGVGVPAPVDVRTGRIATVGMLRGWDGVSVSEVLERRIGIPVHVDNDANLGALAEVRLGAARGARHVLYLKVSHGVGGGLVLGGEVFHGRSGTAGEIGHVTLDDNGPICRCGNRGCLETFVGAPVLLAMLAASHGHLTLRDVITRAQDGDPGCRRVISDAGLHLGAAAANVCNVFDPELVVVGGQLAEAGGILLDPLRTVLAQRTVPSTAGPVDVVASELGASAEVRGALAVALDRAAVAGSVAVVG from the coding sequence GCAGCGTGGCTCCCTCACGCAGGTCGAGCTGGCCGGGGTCACAGGGCTGTCCCCGGCGACCGTGTCGAACATCGTCAAAGAGCTCACCGTGCTCGGCGTCCTGCACACCGCACCCACGTCGCGCAGCGGCCGGCGCGCGCAGCAGGTGACGCTCGCGCGCAACCTCGGCCTCGTCGCCGGCGTGCACTTCGGCACCCGCTCGATGCGCGTCGCGCTCTCCGACGTCGCGCACCGCGTCATCGCCGAGCAGCGCATGCCCCTGCCGCCCGACCACCGCGCGGACGCGGGCCTCGACCGCGCGGCGCTCCTGCTCACCGAGATGGTGGAGTCGCTCGACGCGAGCATGCAGGAGGTCCTGGCCGTCGGGGTCGGGGTGCCCGCGCCCGTCGACGTGCGCACGGGCCGGATCGCCACCGTCGGGATGCTGCGCGGCTGGGACGGCGTCTCGGTGTCCGAGGTGCTCGAGCGGCGCATCGGCATCCCCGTGCACGTCGACAACGACGCCAACCTCGGTGCGCTCGCGGAGGTCCGCCTGGGTGCGGCCCGCGGCGCGCGGCACGTGCTCTACCTCAAGGTCTCGCACGGGGTCGGCGGCGGGCTCGTGCTGGGCGGCGAGGTCTTCCACGGCCGCTCGGGCACCGCGGGGGAGATCGGGCACGTCACGCTCGACGACAACGGCCCGATCTGCCGCTGCGGCAACCGGGGCTGCCTCGAGACGTTCGTCGGCGCCCCCGTGCTCCTCGCGATGCTCGCCGCGAGCCACGGGCACCTCACGCTGCGCGACGTCATCACGCGCGCGCAGGACGGCGACCCGGGCTGCCGCCGCGTGATCTCGGACGCGGGCCTGCACCTCGGCGCCGCCGCGGCGAACGTGTGCAACGTCTTCGACCCCGAGCTCGTCGTGGTCGGCGGCCAGCTCGCCGAGGCCGGCGGGATCCTGCTCGACCCGCTGCGCACCGTGCTCGCGCAGCGCACCGTGCCGAGCACCGCGGGGCCGGTCGACGTCGTCGCGTCCGAGCTCGGGGCGAGCGCCGAGGTCCGCGGGGCGCTCGCGGTCGCGCTCGACCGGGCGGCCGTCGCCGGGTCCGTGGCGGTGGTGGGATGA
- a CDS encoding ATP-binding cassette domain-containing protein, which translates to MNGSVLSLRGISKSYGAVRALVDVDLEIRPHEVVAVIGDNGAGKSTLAGVISGALVPDAGQVLLDGQPVSLSTPAAARSHGIAAVFQDGALCANLDVVENIFLGQEVTRAVLLDEVAMEKQAWTLLGQLAARVPSVRVPVGALSGGQRQAVAIARSLLGEPRVLVLDEPTSALGITQTAEVLSLIERLRERGHGVVLISHSMADVQAVADRIVVLRLGRVNGEFDAASTSYEDLIAAVTGATSGAPRRGAPGGEPSRPGVGAGRPRADAAANPDAPRGPDAHEVIP; encoded by the coding sequence ATGAACGGCTCGGTGCTCTCGCTGCGCGGCATCTCCAAGAGCTACGGAGCCGTCCGCGCGCTCGTCGACGTGGACCTCGAGATCCGGCCGCACGAGGTCGTGGCGGTCATCGGGGACAACGGCGCGGGCAAGTCCACGCTCGCGGGCGTCATCTCCGGTGCGCTCGTGCCCGACGCCGGGCAGGTCCTGCTCGACGGTCAGCCGGTCAGCCTGTCCACGCCCGCCGCGGCACGGTCGCACGGCATCGCGGCGGTGTTCCAGGACGGTGCGCTGTGCGCCAACCTCGACGTCGTCGAGAACATCTTCCTCGGCCAGGAGGTCACGCGCGCGGTCCTGCTCGACGAGGTCGCGATGGAGAAGCAGGCGTGGACGCTGCTCGGCCAGCTCGCGGCGCGGGTCCCGTCGGTGCGCGTCCCCGTCGGCGCGCTCTCGGGCGGTCAGCGGCAGGCCGTCGCGATCGCGCGCTCGCTGCTGGGCGAGCCGCGCGTGCTCGTGCTCGACGAGCCGACCTCGGCGCTCGGCATCACGCAGACCGCGGAGGTGCTCAGCCTCATCGAGCGGCTGCGCGAGCGCGGGCACGGCGTCGTGCTCATCAGCCACTCGATGGCCGACGTCCAGGCGGTCGCGGACCGGATCGTCGTGCTGCGCCTCGGCCGCGTCAACGGCGAGTTCGACGCCGCGAGCACGAGCTACGAGGACCTCATCGCGGCGGTCACGGGCGCGACGTCGGGGGCACCCCGGCGCGGCGCACCCGGCGGCGAGCCGTCCCGGCCGGGGGTGGGAGCCGGACGGCCGCGGGCGGACGCCGCGGCGAACCCCGACGCGCCACGGGGCCCCGACGCGCACGAGGTGATCCCGTGA